The following coding sequences are from one Arcobacter nitrofigilis DSM 7299 window:
- a CDS encoding HesA/MoeB/ThiF family protein encodes MQEEFNEYFNRQIKLWGQETQDSLQGKKVAIIGSGGLGCTLGIALGASGIGEFTLVDFDTVGVHNIHRQIGFKVGDDGKYKCEVLKELIEARCPYTKVTTYKETFQEFAKRGLEFDLIIDGTDNLPTRADINEYCINNNQAWIYGSVEEFHGQVCFFEKASYEAVFQVNDRKPNGIACPIVMHVGSLQANLAIRYLAGLPVKKDVLYYLSFDEEGIINYKNFKLPTK; translated from the coding sequence ATGCAAGAAGAATTTAATGAATATTTTAACAGACAGATAAAGCTTTGGGGGCAAGAGACTCAAGACTCACTTCAAGGTAAAAAGGTAGCTATTATAGGAAGTGGAGGGCTTGGTTGTACACTTGGTATCGCACTTGGAGCTTCTGGAATAGGGGAGTTTACTTTAGTAGATTTTGATACTGTTGGAGTTCATAATATCCATAGACAAATAGGCTTTAAAGTAGGTGACGATGGAAAATATAAGTGTGAGGTTTTAAAAGAACTTATTGAAGCTAGATGTCCTTATACAAAAGTAACAACTTATAAAGAGACTTTTCAAGAGTTTGCAAAAAGAGGTTTAGAGTTTGACCTTATCATTGATGGAACTGATAACCTTCCTACTCGTGCTGATATCAATGAATACTGCATAAATAATAATCAAGCTTGGATTTATGGAAGTGTTGAGGAGTTTCATGGGCAAGTTTGTTTTTTCGAAAAAGCCTCTTATGAAGCAGTATTTCAAGTAAATGATAGAAAACCAAACGGTATCGCTTGTCCTATTGTTATGCATGTGGGTTCTTTACAAGCAAATCTTGCAATTAGATATTTGGCTGGACTTCCTGTGAAAAAAGATGTTTTATATTATCTTTCATTTGATGAAGAAGGTATTATTAATTACAAAAATTTCAAACTTCCTACTAAGTAA
- the carB gene encoding carbamoyl-phosphate synthase large subunit, translated as MPKREDIKSILLIGSGPIIIGQACEFDYSGTQATKTLKELGYRVVLINSNPATIMTDPEFADRTYIEPITEDMIAKIIKKENIDAILPTMGGQTALNVATTMYDKGMLDGVAFLGAHPDAIKKGEDRHLFNEAMIKIGMDLPKSANAYSVEEAIKVAKEIGFPVISRASFTLAGGGSGVAYNMEEFKKLAEIGIEASPINEIEIMESMLGWKEYEMEVIRDRKDNCIIVCSIENLDPMGVHTGDSVTIAPALTLTDKEYQDMRNASFAILREIGVDTGGSNVQFSICPKTGRMIVIEMNPRVSRSSALASKATGYPIAKVATLLAVGFTLDEIENDITGTTASFEPVIDYVVTKIPRFTFEKFPKADSTLTTSMKSVGEVMAMGRTFNESIQKALCSLETGLCGFDPIKAEMEKIKAEIRRPNCDRLLYLMQGMREGLTNEEIFELSKIDPWYLTKFRQIVDLEKSIDVSILTDEVKMRIIKSNGFSDKMIADLIGKKEEDIYQARKTLGVDFEYNEVDTCAAEFKALTPYLYSTTNVTKVPQVNKITNEKKVMIIGGGPNRIGQGIEFDYCCVHASFALKEMGIKTIMYNCNPETVSTDYDTSDILYFEPIDFEHVRSVVEKENPDGVIVHFGGQTPLKLANALTAAGAKIIGTTAEVIDLAEDRKKFSKFVEDAGLLQPENGTAVEVTEAIEIAERIGYPVLVRPSFVLGGRGMKIVYSTNELRQYMDEAVSVSNDAPVLIDKFLDRAIELDVDCICDGKEVYIGGIMQHIEEAGVHSGDSACSLPPVSISDELIKELETKTKNMALGLGVVGLMNTQYAIHKGQIYLIEVNPRASRTVPFVSKATGMPLAKVATRVMWGESLRNALDTYNTELVWEDNGVLKPILRNHVAIKEAVFPFNKLSGSDMILTPEMKSTGEVMGISDSFGESYAKAQSAAKNDIPTEGKVFISLCDLDKEFAPKIAKGLVEEGFTVVATGGTHQAIADAGIECEKVLKISEGRPNIIDSITNGEIALAINTSDGKESSKDDGKNIRRSVLKMNVTYVTTAAAAFACLEAMKEIRKKDGLSPKSIQEFLSR; from the coding sequence ATGCCAAAAAGAGAAGATATTAAATCTATATTATTAATCGGTTCTGGTCCTATTATTATTGGGCAAGCATGCGAATTTGATTATTCAGGAACACAAGCTACAAAGACATTAAAAGAGTTAGGTTACAGAGTTGTATTAATCAATTCAAATCCAGCAACTATTATGACAGATCCTGAATTTGCAGATAGAACTTATATCGAGCCAATTACAGAAGATATGATTGCAAAAATTATAAAAAAAGAGAATATTGACGCAATCTTACCAACTATGGGTGGACAAACAGCACTTAATGTTGCTACAACTATGTATGACAAAGGTATGCTTGATGGTGTTGCTTTTTTAGGTGCTCATCCAGATGCTATTAAAAAAGGTGAAGATAGACATCTTTTCAATGAAGCTATGATAAAAATCGGTATGGATTTACCAAAAAGTGCAAATGCCTATAGCGTTGAAGAAGCTATAAAAGTAGCAAAAGAGATTGGTTTCCCAGTGATTTCTAGAGCATCTTTTACACTTGCTGGTGGTGGAAGTGGTGTTGCTTACAATATGGAAGAGTTCAAAAAACTTGCAGAAATAGGAATAGAAGCAAGTCCAATCAATGAAATTGAGATTATGGAATCAATGCTTGGTTGGAAAGAATATGAAATGGAAGTTATCAGAGATAGAAAAGATAACTGTATCATCGTATGTTCTATAGAAAACTTAGACCCAATGGGTGTTCATACAGGAGATAGTGTTACTATCGCTCCTGCGCTTACTCTTACAGATAAAGAGTACCAAGATATGAGAAATGCTTCTTTTGCTATTTTAAGAGAGATTGGTGTTGATACAGGTGGTTCAAATGTACAGTTCTCAATTTGTCCAAAAACAGGAAGAATGATAGTTATTGAGATGAATCCTAGAGTTTCTCGTTCTTCAGCATTGGCTTCAAAAGCTACTGGTTATCCTATTGCAAAAGTTGCAACGCTTCTTGCTGTTGGATTTACTCTCGATGAAATTGAAAATGATATTACAGGTACAACTGCATCATTTGAGCCAGTGATTGATTATGTAGTTACTAAAATCCCTAGATTTACTTTTGAAAAATTCCCTAAAGCAGACTCTACACTTACAACTTCTATGAAATCTGTTGGTGAAGTTATGGCTATGGGTAGAACATTTAACGAATCAATCCAAAAAGCACTTTGTTCTTTAGAGACTGGACTTTGTGGTTTTGACCCAATCAAAGCAGAGATGGAAAAAATCAAAGCTGAAATTAGAAGACCAAATTGTGATAGACTTTTATACTTGATGCAAGGTATGAGAGAAGGACTTACAAATGAAGAGATTTTCGAATTATCAAAAATAGATCCATGGTACTTGACTAAATTTAGACAAATTGTTGATTTAGAAAAATCAATTGATGTGTCAATTTTAACTGATGAAGTAAAAATGAGAATAATCAAATCAAATGGTTTCTCAGATAAGATGATTGCAGACCTTATTGGTAAAAAAGAAGAAGATATTTATCAAGCAAGAAAAACTCTTGGTGTAGATTTTGAGTACAATGAAGTTGATACTTGTGCCGCTGAATTTAAAGCGCTTACTCCATATCTTTACTCTACTACAAATGTAACTAAAGTTCCTCAAGTAAATAAAATAACAAATGAGAAAAAAGTTATGATTATAGGTGGTGGACCAAATAGAATTGGACAAGGTATTGAGTTCGATTATTGTTGTGTTCATGCAAGTTTTGCCCTAAAAGAAATGGGTATCAAAACTATTATGTATAACTGTAATCCTGAAACTGTATCAACTGATTATGATACTTCAGATATCTTATACTTCGAGCCAATTGATTTTGAACATGTAAGAAGTGTAGTTGAAAAAGAAAACCCAGATGGTGTTATAGTTCACTTTGGTGGACAAACTCCACTTAAACTAGCAAATGCACTAACAGCAGCAGGAGCTAAAATCATAGGTACAACTGCTGAAGTTATTGATTTGGCAGAAGATAGAAAAAAATTCTCAAAATTTGTTGAAGATGCAGGACTTTTACAACCAGAAAATGGAACAGCAGTGGAAGTAACAGAAGCTATTGAAATAGCTGAAAGAATTGGTTATCCAGTTCTTGTAAGACCTTCGTTTGTACTTGGTGGAAGAGGGATGAAAATCGTTTATTCTACAAATGAGTTAAGACAATATATGGATGAAGCAGTATCTGTATCAAATGATGCCCCAGTACTTATTGACAAATTCCTTGATAGAGCTATTGAGCTTGATGTTGATTGTATTTGTGATGGAAAAGAAGTTTATATTGGTGGAATCATGCAACATATTGAAGAAGCGGGTGTTCACTCAGGTGACTCAGCGTGTTCTTTACCTCCTGTTTCTATAAGTGATGAGTTAATCAAAGAACTTGAAACAAAAACAAAAAATATGGCACTAGGTCTTGGTGTTGTTGGTCTTATGAATACTCAATATGCTATTCACAAAGGGCAAATTTATCTTATCGAAGTAAATCCAAGAGCTTCAAGAACAGTTCCATTTGTAAGTAAAGCAACGGGTATGCCTTTGGCAAAAGTGGCTACTAGAGTTATGTGGGGTGAGAGCTTAAGAAATGCTCTTGATACTTATAATACTGAGCTTGTGTGGGAAGATAATGGTGTATTAAAACCAATATTAAGAAACCATGTGGCTATCAAAGAAGCAGTTTTTCCATTTAATAAATTAAGTGGTTCTGATATGATATTAACTCCTGAGATGAAATCAACTGGAGAAGTTATGGGTATATCTGATAGTTTTGGTGAATCATATGCAAAAGCACAAAGTGCTGCTAAAAATGATATTCCAACAGAGGGTAAAGTATTTATTTCATTATGTGATTTAGATAAAGAATTTGCACCAAAAATTGCTAAAGGTTTAGTTGAAGAAGGGTTTACTGTAGTTGCTACTGGTGGAACACATCAAGCAATTGCAGATGCTGGAATTGAGTGTGAAAAAGTTCTTAAAATCTCTGAAGGTAGACCAAATATTATTGACTCTATCACAAATGGTGAAATTGCTCTTGCTATTAATACAAGTGATGGAAAAGAATCATCAAAAGATGATGGTAAAAATATCAGAAGATCAGTTTTAAAAATGAATGTAACATATGTAACAACAGCAGCTGCAGCTTTTGCTTGCCTTGAAGCTATGAAAGAAATTAGAAAAAAAGATGGATTATCTCCAAAATCTATTCAAGAGTTTTTAAGTAGATAG
- a CDS encoding ATP-binding protein, producing the protein MFLHRENELEILEKDFSIPNSSFNFIFGRRKIGKTSFINSYISGKNSFYISFLEMMNSITFQTIHKNIENFLNKKIDTFDTFESFLKIIAKETFEEKLILVLDDFQNLIKVEKDALSLFYKDWNKELSSSNIQVIILSSICSSNKDDEYIYKKSSNIIKLNKLPYFSIKEFIPEVQAGDIMHIFSSYGTNPEYLKLYDPKKDFLLNLKENFLSYEGIFFNEGMDFLKKDLNEISTYSSILYAIALGNNKIGAIAGFLNLKSTYLTRYLQKLIDIMIIKKYVPINEDIKKSKFGRYEIEDNFIKFWFCYIYPNYSNLQKGDTYSVISHIRNDFTKRLVRNTYKMHILNLIKNDPYKYLGFIPNNIGSWWNNKDTNIDIIAYDSKNIIFIDTKWRDKQKLEQSYAILRNKSNEFKTTLNKKYIIFSKTSSTK; encoded by the coding sequence ATGTTTTTACATAGAGAAAATGAACTTGAAATTTTAGAAAAAGACTTCTCTATACCAAACTCTTCATTTAATTTTATTTTTGGAAGAAGAAAGATAGGTAAAACTTCTTTTATTAACTCTTATATAAGTGGCAAAAATAGTTTTTATATTTCATTTTTGGAGATGATGAATTCAATTACTTTTCAAACTATTCATAAAAATATTGAAAATTTTTTAAATAAAAAAATTGACACTTTTGATACTTTTGAATCCTTTTTAAAAATAATAGCAAAAGAGACATTTGAAGAAAAATTAATTTTAGTATTAGATGATTTCCAAAATCTAATCAAAGTAGAAAAAGATGCTTTAAGTCTTTTTTATAAAGATTGGAACAAAGAGTTAAGTTCTTCAAATATACAAGTTATTATTTTGTCATCTATTTGTTCTAGTAATAAAGATGATGAATATATTTATAAAAAATCCTCAAATATAATAAAACTAAATAAATTGCCATATTTTAGTATTAAAGAGTTTATACCTGAGGTTCAAGCTGGCGATATTATGCATATTTTCAGTTCGTATGGTACAAATCCAGAGTACTTAAAACTATATGATCCTAAGAAAGATTTTCTTTTAAATTTAAAAGAAAATTTTTTAAGTTATGAGGGAATCTTTTTCAATGAAGGTATGGATTTTTTGAAAAAAGATTTAAATGAAATTTCAACATATTCTTCAATACTCTATGCAATAGCTTTAGGAAACAATAAAATTGGTGCAATAGCAGGATTTCTAAATCTCAAATCTACTTATCTTACAAGGTATTTGCAAAAACTAATTGATATCATGATTATAAAAAAATATGTACCTATAAACGAAGATATAAAAAAGAGTAAATTTGGAAGATATGAAATAGAAGATAATTTTATAAAATTCTGGTTTTGTTATATATATCCAAACTATTCAAATCTACAAAAAGGCGATACTTATAGTGTAATTAGTCATATAAGAAATGATTTTACAAAAAGACTTGTACGAAATACATATAAAATGCATATTTTGAACTTGATTAAAAATGATCCTTATAAATACTTAGGTTTTATTCCAAATAATATTGGAAGTTGGTGGAATAATAAAGATACAAATATTGATATTATTGCTTATGATTCTAAAAATATTATTTTTATTGATACAAAATGGAGAGACAAGCAGAAACTTGAACAAAGTTATGCAATATTGAGAAATAAATCCAATGAATTTAAAACTACTCTCAATAAGAAATATATTATTTTTTCTAAGACTTCTTCTACAAAATAG
- a CDS encoding tandem-95 repeat protein — translation MATNITVKSPNGESTIYDVSKNDIINVKKGDYVFVPEQSTSLDLQVVDGSLSIKFPDGNNVLVKNVVNLITENSAIDSNGLMDKLDITAISFLDENGDFKEVDFFDKLLALIEDSASGNQVQSINYVDDSTLDFTNKLNIDENSNESTRLRSSIDSVNFEDNGTTDIVANVAPVLILDSNKTVDEDGTTKINFTASDSDGIITSINVTAQNGTVVINNDGTITYTPNKDYNGQDTITVTVTDDDGATTTQTSTITVNDVNDAPTLEVETTKTVDEDGSTTITFSASDVDGTVSTTAVAEHGTVVVNNDGTITYTPDANYNGKDTITVTTKDDDGATVTKTSAITVNDVNDAPTLEVETTKTVDEDGSTTITFSASDVDGTVSTTAVAEHGTVVVNNDGTITYTPDANYNGKDTITVTTKDDDGATVTKTSAITVNDVNDAPTLEVETTKTVDEDGSTTITFSASDVDGTVSTTAVAEHGTVVVNNDGTITYTPDANYNGKDTITVTTKDDDGATVTKTSAITVNDVNDAPTLEVETTKTVDEDGSTTITFSASDVDGTVSTTAVAEHGTVVVNNDGTITYTPDANYNGKDTITVTTKDDDGATVTKTSAITVNDVNDAPTLEVETTKTVDEDGSTTITFSASDVDGTVSTTAVAEHGTVVVNNDGTITYTPDANYNGKDTITVTTKDDDGATVTKTSAITVNDVNDAPTLEVETTKTVDEDGSTTITFSASDVDGTVSTTAVAEHGTVVVNNDGTITYTPDANYNGKDTITVTTKDDDGATVTKQVQ, via the coding sequence ATGGCTACAAATATTACAGTTAAAAGTCCAAATGGTGAAAGTACAATATACGATGTTAGTAAAAATGATATTATAAATGTAAAAAAAGGTGATTATGTCTTTGTACCTGAACAATCAACTTCATTAGATTTACAAGTTGTTGATGGCTCTTTATCAATAAAGTTCCCAGATGGAAATAATGTATTAGTTAAAAATGTAGTTAATTTAATCACTGAAAATAGCGCAATAGATTCAAATGGACTTATGGATAAACTAGATATTACAGCTATATCTTTTTTAGATGAAAATGGTGATTTTAAAGAAGTAGATTTTTTTGACAAACTTTTAGCCTTGATTGAAGACTCAGCATCTGGTAATCAAGTTCAATCAATTAATTATGTAGATGATTCAACATTAGACTTTACAAATAAACTAAATATAGATGAAAACAGTAATGAATCTACAAGATTAAGATCTTCAATAGATAGTGTGAATTTTGAAGATAATGGAACTACTGATATAGTAGCAAATGTCGCACCAGTATTAATATTAGATAGTAATAAAACAGTAGATGAAGATGGAACAACAAAAATAAACTTCACGGCAAGTGATTCAGATGGAATAATAACTAGTATAAATGTAACAGCACAAAATGGAACAGTAGTAATAAATAATGATGGAACTATAACTTACACTCCAAATAAAGATTATAATGGACAAGACACGATAACTGTAACTGTCACAGATGATGATGGAGCAACAACAACTCAGACTTCAACAATAACAGTAAATGATGTAAATGATGCGCCAACATTAGAAGTAGAGACAACAAAAACAGTAGATGAAGATGGAAGTACAACAATAACTTTCAGTGCAAGTGATGTAGATGGAACAGTAAGTACAACAGCAGTAGCAGAACATGGAACAGTAGTAGTAAATAATGATGGAACAATCACATATACACCAGATGCGAACTATAATGGAAAAGATACAATCACAGTAACAACAAAAGATGATGATGGAGCAACAGTAACAAAAACAAGTGCAATAACAGTAAATGATGTAAATGATGCGCCAACATTAGAAGTAGAGACAACAAAAACAGTAGATGAAGATGGAAGTACAACAATAACTTTCAGTGCAAGTGATGTAGATGGAACAGTAAGTACAACAGCAGTAGCAGAACATGGAACAGTAGTAGTAAATAATGATGGAACAATCACATATACACCAGATGCGAACTATAATGGAAAAGATACAATCACAGTAACAACAAAAGATGATGATGGAGCAACAGTAACAAAAACAAGTGCAATAACAGTAAATGATGTAAATGATGCGCCAACATTAGAAGTAGAGACAACAAAAACAGTAGATGAAGATGGAAGTACAACAATAACTTTCAGTGCAAGTGATGTAGATGGAACAGTAAGTACAACAGCAGTAGCAGAACATGGAACAGTAGTAGTAAATAATGATGGAACAATCACATATACACCAGATGCGAACTATAATGGAAAAGATACAATCACAGTAACAACAAAAGATGATGATGGAGCAACAGTAACAAAAACAAGTGCAATAACAGTAAATGATGTAAATGATGCGCCAACATTAGAAGTAGAGACAACAAAAACAGTAGATGAAGATGGAAGTACAACAATAACTTTCAGTGCAAGTGATGTAGATGGAACAGTAAGTACAACAGCAGTAGCAGAACATGGAACAGTAGTAGTAAATAATGATGGAACAATCACATATACACCAGATGCGAACTATAATGGAAAAGATACAATCACAGTAACAACAAAAGATGATGATGGAGCAACAGTAACAAAAACAAGTGCAATAACAGTAAATGATGTAAATGATGCGCCAACATTAGAAGTAGAGACAACAAAAACAGTAGATGAAGATGGAAGTACAACAATAACTTTCAGTGCAAGTGATGTAGATGGAACAGTAAGTACAACAGCAGTAGCAGAACATGGAACAGTAGTAGTAAATAATGATGGAACAATCACATATACACCAGATGCGAACTATAATGGAAAAGATACAATCACAGTAACAACAAAAGATGATGATGGAGCAACAGTAACAAAAACAAGTGCAATAACAGTAAATGATGTAAATGATGCGCCAACATTAGAAGTAGAGACAACAAAAACAGTAGATGAAGATGGAAGTACAACAATAACTTTCAGTGCAAGTGATGTAGATGGAACAGTAAGTACAACAGCAGTAGCAGAACATGGAACAGTAGTAGTAAATAATGATGGAACAATCACATATACACCAGATGCGAACTATAATGGAAAAGATACAATCACAGTAACAACAAAAGATGATGATGGAGCAACAGTAACAAAACAAGTGCAATAA
- a CDS encoding Ig-like domain-containing protein, translating into MTVNDVNDAPTLEVETTKTVDEDGSTTITFSASDVDGTVSTTAVAEHGTVVVNNDGTITYTPDANYNGKDTITVTTKDDDGATVTKTSAITVK; encoded by the coding sequence ATAACAGTAAATGATGTAAATGATGCGCCAACATTAGAAGTAGAGACAACAAAAACAGTAGATGAAGATGGAAGTACAACAATAACTTTCAGTGCAAGTGATGTAGATGGAACAGTAAGTACAACAGCAGTAGCAGAACATGGAACAGTAGTAGTAAATAATGATGGAACAATCACATATACACCAGATGCGAACTATAATGGAAAAGATACAATCACAGTAACAACAAAAGATGATGATGGAGCAACAGTAACAAAAACAAGTGCAATAACAGTAAAATGA